Proteins from a single region of Bacteroidia bacterium:
- the gcvH gene encoding glycine cleavage system protein GcvH, whose protein sequence is MNVPANLKYTKDHEWIRVEGNNAFVGVTDFAQGELGDVVFVEIETVGETLSKGEAFGTIEAVKTVSDSYMPVSGKVVEKNEKIEATPDVINKDPYGDGWMIKIELSNLAELNDLLTADQYQAQIG, encoded by the coding sequence ATGAACGTTCCAGCAAATTTAAAGTACACTAAAGATCACGAATGGATTCGTGTTGAAGGTAACAACGCTTTTGTAGGCGTAACAGACTTTGCTCAAGGTGAATTGGGCGATGTAGTTTTTGTTGAAATTGAAACAGTTGGCGAAACTCTTTCAAAAGGCGAAGCTTTTGGAACAATTGAAGCTGTTAAAACAGTTTCTGATTCTTATATGCCGGTTTCTGGAAAAGTAGTAGAAAAAAATGAAAAAATTGAAGCTACACCAGATGTTATTAATAAAGATCCATACGGCGATGGCTGGATGATTAAAATCGAATTATCAAATCTTGCTGAGCTTAACGATCTTCTTACTGCAGATCAATATCAGGCTCAAATAGGCTAA